The Methanofollis sp. UBA420 genome contains a region encoding:
- a CDS encoding HAD-IC family P-type ATPase — translation MAGQTITTEEAKEKSVDEVFEILSAGRDGLTQSEAEDRVLTGESLPVEKQVSDVGYAGSIAKQSEMTAVVVSTGLNTFFGKTARLAEEAVTVSHFQKAVIKIGDYLIVLAIALVSITFIVSIVRHEDLLNTLQFALVLIVAAIPAAMPAVLSITMAVGAVALARKEAIVSKLVAIEEMAGVDVLCSDKTGTITENSLTLSDVVPFGGAGKRTCCWTPSSHPGRRTRTPSTWRSSPPGRPAACRKRPPRSASSISSPSTRSSSAPRPPSRMRTENASGWQRVHRR, via the coding sequence ATGGCCGGGCAGACGATCACGACCGAAGAGGCAAAGGAAAAATCCGTCGATGAGGTATTCGAGATCCTCTCAGCCGGGCGGGACGGTCTGACGCAATCCGAGGCCGAAGACCGTGTCCTGACCGGGGAATCGCTGCCGGTCGAAAAACAGGTCTCGGACGTCGGCTATGCCGGCTCCATCGCGAAACAGAGTGAAATGACCGCGGTGGTGGTGTCCACCGGACTGAACACGTTCTTCGGCAAAACCGCCCGGCTCGCCGAAGAGGCGGTGACGGTCAGCCATTTCCAGAAAGCCGTGATAAAAATCGGGGACTATCTCATCGTCCTGGCAATCGCCCTGGTCTCCATCACCTTCATCGTCTCGATCGTCCGTCACGAGGACCTGCTGAACACGCTCCAGTTCGCGCTCGTCCTGATCGTGGCGGCGATTCCTGCGGCAATGCCGGCCGTCCTGTCCATCACCATGGCCGTCGGGGCCGTGGCACTCGCCAGAAAAGAGGCCATCGTCAGCAAACTCGTCGCCATCGAGGAGATGGCCGGGGTGGACGTGCTCTGTTCGGACAAGACCGGGACGATAACTGAGAACAGCCTCACCCTCTCCGACGTCGTGCCGTTCGGAGGGGCCGGGAAGAGGACGTGCTGCTGGACGCCCTCCTCGCATCCAGGGAGGAGGACCAGGACCCCATCGACATGGCGATCATCACCTCCGGGCAGGCCGGCGGCCTGCAGGAAAAGACCGCCGCGTTCAGCGTCGTCAATTTCAAGCCCTTCGACCCGGTCGTCAAGCGCACCGAGGCCACCATCGAGGATGCGGACGGAAAACGCTTCAGGGTGGCAAAGGGTGCACCGCAGGTGA
- a CDS encoding Fic family protein produces MDLDQKSAEVVRACMTEQSMVELLAVAGRTNRTTFRDQVLRPLLDAGLVEMTLPEKPTSGKQRYRATARGVHGWMRGRGGENLR; encoded by the coding sequence ATGGATCTCGATCAGAAGAGTGCCGAGGTCGTGCGTGCGTGCATGACGGAGCAGTCCATGGTCGAACTCCTGGCGGTTGCCGGCAGGACGAACCGCACCACGTTCAGGGACCAGGTCCTGAGACCCCTGCTTGATGCCGGGCTTGTCGAGATGACTCTCCCGGAGAAGCCGACAAGCGGCAAGCAGAGATACCGGGCCACGGCGCGGGGCGTGCATGGCTGGATGAGAGGGAGAGGCGGTGAAAACCTCCGATGA
- a CDS encoding ORC1-type DNA replication protein, which produces MTHRPLMSDQTLFRDPALFEITHLPEVFNYRDTQLEDLAFALRPALSYGASPLNTVLRGIPGTGKTTAVRLLFAEIEEMTQAVVPVLVSCQTERTEYAVLSRIFLALSGHLPPPSGVSNVRVMAGVAHALAERGAVLVVCLDDVTRLIADGTLDSVLAPLLRMHEAWPGVRTGVVLTLSTPEADLSRVLGPSTLSVLQASEVLFPPYTAAEVRGILADRVKAGVYPGVVPPAVLDLVVERTMASGDLRVGLDVVKRAVLHAEREARTRVTAGDVLSAFAVSRHLHVAMAVEALTAGERAVLHAVLREEREGGSAIAGRVYDRLCGEMGYAAFSERLRKLETLRLVDLYVRPGRGRTREVVVREGVGEVVAPQAGVAEEEECRYETGEG; this is translated from the coding sequence ATGACACACCGCCCCCTCATGAGCGACCAGACCCTCTTTCGCGACCCCGCCCTCTTCGAGATCACCCACCTCCCCGAGGTCTTCAACTACCGCGACACACAACTCGAAGACCTCGCCTTCGCCCTGCGGCCCGCCCTCTCCTACGGGGCCAGCCCCCTGAACACCGTGCTCCGCGGCATCCCCGGCACAGGGAAGACCACCGCGGTCAGGCTCCTCTTCGCCGAGATCGAGGAGATGACGCAGGCGGTCGTCCCGGTCCTCGTCTCCTGCCAGACCGAGAGGACGGAGTACGCCGTCCTCTCCCGGATCTTCCTCGCCCTCTCCGGCCACCTGCCCCCGCCGTCGGGCGTCTCGAATGTGCGGGTGATGGCCGGGGTCGCCCATGCCCTCGCGGAGAGGGGAGCGGTCCTCGTCGTCTGCCTGGACGACGTCACCCGGCTCATCGCCGACGGCACCCTGGACAGCGTCCTCGCCCCCCTCCTCAGGATGCACGAGGCCTGGCCGGGGGTGCGGACCGGCGTCGTCCTCACCCTCTCCACCCCTGAGGCCGACCTCTCCCGCGTCCTCGGCCCCTCCACCCTCTCGGTCCTCCAGGCCTCGGAGGTCCTCTTCCCGCCGTACACCGCGGCGGAGGTGCGGGGCATCCTTGCAGACAGGGTGAAGGCCGGGGTGTACCCCGGCGTCGTCCCGCCCGCCGTCCTCGACCTCGTCGTCGAGAGGACGATGGCCTCTGGCGACCTCCGGGTCGGCCTGGACGTCGTGAAAAGGGCGGTGCTCCACGCCGAGAGGGAGGCCAGGACCAGGGTGACGGCCGGGGACGTGCTCTCGGCCTTTGCCGTCTCCCGGCACCTGCATGTGGCGATGGCGGTGGAGGCGCTCACGGCCGGGGAGAGGGCGGTGCTCCACGCCGTCCTGAGAGAGGAGAGGGAAGGCGGGTCGGCAATCGCCGGGCGGGTCTATGACCGCCTCTGCGGGGAGATGGGGTATGCGGCATTCTCCGAGAGGTTGCGGAAACTGGAGACCTTACGACTGGTGGACCTGTACGTGCGGCCGGGGAGGGGGAGGACGCGGGAGGTCGTGGTGCGGGAGGGAGTCGGGGAAGTGGTCGCTCCTCAGGCAGGCGTGGCCGAGGAGGAAGAGTGCCGGTATGAGACAGGGGAGGGGTGA
- the pglZ gene encoding BREX-4 system phosphatase PglZ, with amino-acid sequence MQIDPVKRYLTSSVKTPYFLFISDGQYKTAIDELSVLGLDFVQMNGFCGGDDKLPDIDGLLTYIEAADVNAKSKKFVVTGIGEYLALRGHDEAFRTLSRLKDLNVGGAKVVLLLRGLASQIAGLQGDPRFDNRRFSVVNNAECDISITLAAPSLGLSTLSGFKALLAELENGQCGSFVVNTAVNLDKAIFTVHQISNAYDGIKFSTRGFALARSCGSDARWAELLAELNQSNSSLDKVLEKNGLGNNLESDFYARIGGSDYCNWLYFICLKSKVDTLQNGYLRFVLDQTSRFEDFVSNILNAIIEIPHTDKRFSSFCRERKVLVEKFPESDIADFVVNNRQVVSESIYKLTDTTRVEREEIIAWLSQNGLIPELDSIYPALAAYLKKYIFKCPELANLLTEYFEAYKRQKLSNKLETDFLEKVDQLALTRQFNRLPTRNEIMDSVDKNDTFLYWLDALGVEYLSLIEALVQKRGLSVRVHIARAELPTITSINHDFFDAWQGRKEKNNELDDTKHSDVGGYNFTNNELPIHLAKELDIIAAMIDKAATELALRHCKRFLIVSDHGASRLAVLRRKEEKYDTDTTGEHSGRCCEIFQPYDLPFAAEENGYLVLADYGRFKGSRAANVEVHSGASLEEVVVPIIELSLKDGSVTVKLVDEAVTVDFRTGTEINLFFNSPVQGVSVVLNGKPYLASQIDANHYSVKLPDTKRAGEYPADVYAGDNLIGKIMIKGQGKSGKVNDAFDDLF; translated from the coding sequence ATGCAAATCGATCCGGTAAAGAGATACTTGACATCTTCCGTCAAAACGCCATATTTCCTGTTTATCAGCGACGGTCAGTACAAGACCGCAATTGACGAATTGTCGGTGTTGGGTCTTGATTTTGTGCAGATGAACGGCTTCTGCGGCGGCGATGACAAATTGCCGGACATCGACGGTCTACTCACTTATATCGAAGCGGCTGATGTAAACGCAAAAAGCAAAAAGTTTGTTGTGACGGGGATTGGTGAATACCTCGCACTCCGCGGCCATGATGAAGCCTTCCGCACCCTGTCGCGGTTGAAAGACCTTAATGTCGGCGGTGCAAAAGTCGTGTTGCTCCTGCGAGGGCTTGCTTCACAGATTGCCGGATTACAGGGCGACCCCCGCTTTGATAACCGTCGGTTCAGTGTCGTTAATAATGCGGAGTGTGACATATCAATTACCCTTGCCGCCCCATCTCTCGGATTGTCGACTTTATCAGGTTTCAAAGCATTACTTGCGGAACTTGAAAACGGTCAGTGCGGAAGTTTTGTCGTGAATACGGCAGTCAATCTCGATAAGGCAATATTCACCGTACACCAAATTAGCAATGCGTATGATGGCATTAAATTCTCCACAAGGGGCTTTGCTTTAGCGCGTTCCTGCGGAAGCGACGCTCGTTGGGCGGAGTTGCTGGCAGAACTCAACCAGAGCAACAGTTCGCTTGACAAGGTGCTTGAGAAGAATGGTCTTGGCAATAATCTGGAGTCTGATTTCTACGCTCGCATTGGAGGGAGCGACTACTGCAACTGGCTCTATTTTATCTGTTTGAAGAGCAAGGTTGACACATTGCAAAACGGATACCTTCGGTTCGTCCTGGATCAGACGAGTCGCTTTGAGGACTTCGTTTCAAACATTCTGAACGCAATTATTGAAATCCCGCACACCGACAAACGGTTTTCATCGTTTTGTCGGGAGCGTAAAGTTCTAGTTGAAAAGTTCCCTGAGTCGGATATTGCAGACTTCGTGGTGAACAATCGGCAAGTAGTGTCTGAAAGCATTTATAAGCTGACTGACACCACAAGGGTGGAGCGCGAAGAAATTATCGCTTGGCTTTCACAAAACGGTTTAATCCCGGAACTTGATAGTATTTATCCCGCTTTGGCGGCTTATCTAAAAAAATACATTTTTAAATGCCCTGAACTTGCGAACTTGCTGACTGAGTATTTCGAGGCGTACAAACGGCAAAAGCTGTCTAACAAGCTTGAAACTGACTTTTTGGAGAAAGTCGATCAACTTGCCCTCACACGACAATTCAACCGACTGCCTACTCGGAACGAAATTATGGACAGTGTAGATAAGAATGACACTTTTCTGTACTGGCTCGATGCACTCGGCGTTGAATACTTAAGCTTAATCGAAGCTTTAGTTCAAAAACGTGGTCTATCGGTTCGGGTTCATATCGCCCGTGCGGAACTGCCAACGATAACATCTATCAACCACGACTTTTTCGATGCGTGGCAAGGCCGCAAGGAAAAGAACAATGAACTTGATGATACTAAACACAGCGATGTGGGCGGTTATAACTTCACCAATAATGAACTGCCTATCCACCTTGCTAAAGAGTTGGATATAATAGCGGCGATGATTGATAAGGCGGCTACGGAACTTGCGCTTAGGCATTGTAAACGCTTCCTGATTGTAAGCGACCACGGCGCATCGCGGCTTGCTGTTCTGCGGCGTAAAGAGGAAAAGTACGATACCGATACCACAGGTGAACATTCGGGGCGCTGCTGTGAGATTTTCCAGCCTTATGACCTTCCGTTTGCCGCAGAGGAGAACGGATATCTCGTACTTGCCGATTACGGTCGCTTCAAGGGAAGTCGCGCGGCGAATGTGGAAGTTCATAGCGGGGCGTCATTAGAAGAGGTTGTCGTTCCTATTATCGAATTGTCGTTGAAAGATGGAAGCGTAACGGTCAAACTGGTCGATGAAGCCGTGACCGTAGATTTTCGTACCGGCACGGAGATTAATCTGTTCTTTAATTCGCCGGTACAGGGTGTTTCCGTTGTTTTAAATGGGAAGCCCTATTTAGCTTCGCAGATAGATGCAAATCACTACTCCGTAAAGCTGCCCGACACAAAACGGGCGGGCGAATACCCTGCGGACGTTTACGCAGGTGATAACCTGATTGGCAAAATTATGATTAAGGGGCAAGGCAAGAGCGGCAAAGTCAATGACGCTTTTGATGACTTGTTTTAG
- the brxL gene encoding BREX system Lon protease-like protein BrxL: protein MVEKLRNCFDEMVVYKDLKKSNFFSALSLPSFMRDWLLKKFEDENGHFDSDELVSFVRTYLPRKDDWTAIKNQVVIEHERVKFLAKVSVDIDIKTGGVSFALPDFGLTSKDTIIEDSVWQTCKDDLVRSRETWGMAEIGYRPPDDYDVEFSKNKAKGANRGKIKLTAFKAFCPYTIDIDYYKDARREFTTAEWIDVLLGAVDYNASGYLGDEEKKLTMLTRLLPFVEKRLNLIELAPKGTGKSYLFGRVSRFGWLSSGGVMSRAKMFYDQNKRAEGLVFGNDFITLDEVQTISFTNVDEMRAALKGYLESGIFTVGNYEGTAEAGIILCGNIKKETMDEDGFGNMFEELPSVFHESALIERFHGFIKGWNIPRMNDDLKIAGWALNSEYFCSIMHELRDDMSYRAIVDELIEVPEAADTRDTEAVKRIATAYLKLLFPHVRSANDITAREFKRYCLDRARKMRDTIKYQLGMLDVEYRGKDIPAFSVRPDPEEMG, encoded by the coding sequence ATGGTTGAAAAACTGAGAAATTGCTTTGACGAGATGGTCGTATATAAAGACCTCAAAAAAAGCAACTTCTTCTCCGCTCTGAGCCTGCCCTCTTTTATGCGTGACTGGCTCTTAAAGAAATTCGAGGACGAGAACGGTCACTTCGACTCCGACGAGTTGGTTAGCTTTGTGCGGACTTACTTGCCGCGCAAAGATGATTGGACTGCTATAAAGAATCAGGTGGTAATTGAACACGAGCGGGTAAAGTTCCTTGCCAAGGTGTCGGTTGATATCGACATCAAGACTGGGGGGGTGTCGTTTGCTTTGCCCGATTTCGGGCTGACAAGTAAAGACACCATCATCGAGGACTCCGTTTGGCAAACCTGTAAGGATGACTTGGTGCGCAGCCGTGAGACTTGGGGAATGGCCGAAATCGGCTATCGTCCACCCGATGACTACGACGTAGAGTTTTCAAAAAACAAGGCAAAGGGCGCAAACAGGGGCAAAATCAAGCTGACAGCTTTTAAGGCCTTCTGCCCCTACACGATTGATATCGATTACTACAAGGACGCACGACGTGAGTTTACCACCGCGGAGTGGATTGATGTCCTGCTTGGCGCAGTAGACTACAATGCAAGCGGTTATCTCGGCGATGAGGAAAAGAAACTCACGATGCTTACCCGCTTGTTGCCATTCGTTGAAAAGAGGCTGAACCTTATCGAGCTTGCCCCGAAAGGAACTGGTAAGTCATATCTGTTCGGTCGCGTTAGCCGCTTCGGATGGCTTTCGAGTGGTGGCGTTATGAGCCGCGCGAAAATGTTCTACGACCAGAATAAGCGCGCTGAGGGCTTGGTGTTCGGCAACGACTTCATAACACTTGATGAAGTGCAAACAATTTCATTCACAAATGTGGACGAAATGCGCGCCGCTTTGAAAGGTTACCTTGAATCGGGAATTTTCACCGTCGGCAACTATGAGGGGACTGCTGAGGCGGGCATAATCCTCTGCGGCAACATCAAAAAAGAAACGATGGATGAGGATGGCTTCGGCAATATGTTTGAGGAACTGCCGTCCGTCTTCCACGAATCAGCTTTGATAGAGCGTTTCCATGGCTTTATTAAGGGCTGGAATATTCCACGAATGAACGACGACCTCAAGATTGCTGGGTGGGCGTTGAATTCTGAATACTTCTGCTCTATTATGCACGAACTGCGGGATGATATGAGTTATCGCGCCATCGTAGATGAACTCATCGAAGTTCCTGAAGCGGCAGATACCCGCGATACTGAGGCGGTCAAGCGCATTGCCACGGCATATTTAAAATTGCTGTTCCCGCATGTCCGTAGCGCAAACGACATAACTGCCCGCGAGTTCAAGCGTTATTGTCTCGACAGAGCGCGAAAGATGCGGGATACGATTAAATACCAATTGGGAATGCTTGATGTTGAGTATCGCGGGAAAGACATTCCTGCGTTCAGCGTTAGACCTGACCCTGAAGAAATGGGGTAA
- a CDS encoding phosphoadenosine phosphosulfate reductase family protein, with translation MYSYTYDKKTGGILLNSSPTGFSKEPRPVYAPELDVLGFDKYWKYEKQTDRPYMWAEANNYYYHGMLVAKLKGGNIYTAPEIIIPNGEDGNPVTPEPEGISLRPIDIEAMVEANREMLEIIEQTTVKKILAIYTKYKNKLDCFHVAFSGGKDSCVLLDLVKKALPKGSFVVVFGDTGMEFPDTYEIIRKTKQQCVKDEIPFYIAKSHLNPKESWELFGPPSRTLRWCCSVHKSTPQTLKLREVTGKNDFIGLDFVGVRAQESFVRSTYKYENYGAKQKGQFSHNSILEWTSAEIWLYIHANDVLINETYKKGNGRAGCLFCPMSGGTSDYLRRASYQAEIDSYINLIKNTYDEDKRKKRNTESYILNGGWNARKNGRELSNNTFRCIEKTTNGILTITITAPDSDWLEWIKTLGDLHGESGDYYVQFDGERICFSVKATKDRYVVTIPEVVLKERPAFGKIFRQVFRKASYCKGCRVCETNCRNGCISFVDGKVRINNCTRCHECHAIDSGCLLFHSLRHPQGGGKPMKSLNSFADHAPKLEWLRSFFELKDAFFSEHTLGPMMFDMFRRFLRDASLNERNHFTPFAELISQIGWETDTAQGLILINLVAENPQMEWYVNNFDVGRAYARQTVEDMLTAVDVKPKDAKSIAKSYKRLVETPLGTSLHWGFVTEDGDLVRTKCSVSDTRVVLYGLFKFAEKCNDYKEFTLATLLNDNIDRDGISPTRIFGLDRDDMTPILLGLSAKYPEFITASFTHDLEKITLAEDKSSQDVLDLFKGDTANA, from the coding sequence ATGTATTCGTATACTTACGACAAGAAGACGGGCGGAATACTTCTTAATTCCTCACCGACCGGGTTCTCAAAGGAACCCCGTCCGGTTTACGCACCCGAATTGGACGTGCTGGGATTTGATAAGTATTGGAAGTACGAAAAGCAGACCGACCGTCCGTATATGTGGGCGGAGGCGAACAACTACTACTATCACGGGATGCTCGTCGCAAAGCTGAAAGGCGGCAACATCTACACCGCCCCTGAGATTATCATTCCGAACGGCGAGGACGGCAATCCGGTAACGCCGGAGCCAGAAGGCATATCGCTTCGTCCCATTGACATAGAGGCAATGGTGGAGGCAAACCGTGAAATGCTTGAAATCATCGAGCAGACCACGGTAAAAAAAATCTTGGCCATCTACACCAAGTACAAGAACAAACTCGACTGCTTCCACGTGGCGTTTTCGGGTGGCAAGGACAGTTGTGTCCTACTCGACCTCGTAAAGAAAGCCCTGCCCAAAGGCAGCTTCGTTGTGGTGTTTGGCGACACTGGCATGGAGTTTCCAGACACCTACGAGATCATCAGGAAAACAAAACAGCAGTGTGTTAAGGACGAAATACCATTTTACATCGCCAAGTCGCATCTCAACCCGAAGGAGTCGTGGGAGCTGTTCGGTCCCCCATCGCGCACACTACGTTGGTGTTGTTCGGTGCATAAAAGCACCCCACAAACGTTGAAGCTGAGAGAAGTGACCGGTAAAAACGATTTTATTGGTCTTGATTTTGTTGGGGTTCGGGCGCAGGAGAGCTTTGTTCGAAGCACATACAAGTACGAAAACTATGGTGCAAAGCAAAAGGGTCAGTTTAGCCATAATTCAATACTTGAGTGGACATCCGCGGAGATATGGCTATATATACATGCGAACGATGTGTTGATTAACGAGACTTATAAAAAGGGTAACGGTCGTGCCGGATGTTTGTTTTGCCCTATGTCAGGTGGCACAAGCGACTACTTGCGGCGAGCAAGTTATCAGGCAGAGATCGACAGTTATATCAATTTGATTAAAAACACCTATGACGAGGACAAGCGAAAGAAACGCAACACCGAATCGTATATCCTAAACGGCGGTTGGAACGCGAGAAAGAATGGTCGTGAGTTATCGAACAATACATTCCGATGTATTGAAAAGACTACAAACGGGATTCTAACAATAACCATTACAGCCCCTGATTCCGATTGGCTGGAGTGGATAAAAACACTTGGAGACTTACACGGTGAAAGCGGTGATTACTACGTCCAATTTGACGGTGAACGCATCTGTTTTTCCGTTAAGGCAACAAAGGACAGATACGTTGTAACGATACCTGAAGTTGTACTGAAAGAAAGACCTGCATTCGGGAAGATATTTCGGCAAGTATTCCGAAAAGCCTCGTATTGCAAAGGTTGTCGAGTTTGTGAAACGAACTGCCGAAACGGATGTATAAGCTTTGTTGACGGCAAAGTCAGAATAAACAACTGTACCCGGTGTCACGAATGCCATGCAATCGATAGCGGCTGTCTATTGTTTCATTCGTTACGCCATCCACAAGGAGGAGGAAAACCAATGAAAAGTCTAAACTCATTCGCCGATCACGCTCCGAAGCTGGAGTGGTTGCGATCATTCTTTGAACTGAAGGATGCGTTCTTTTCGGAACATACTCTGGGACCGATGATGTTCGATATGTTTAGGCGTTTCCTTAGGGATGCTTCCTTAAATGAGAGGAACCACTTTACGCCGTTTGCAGAGTTAATTTCACAAATTGGCTGGGAAACAGACACTGCACAAGGTTTAATTCTTATCAACCTTGTCGCCGAAAACCCACAGATGGAGTGGTATGTCAATAACTTTGATGTCGGCAGAGCCTATGCACGTCAGACCGTCGAAGACATGCTGACAGCCGTTGATGTCAAGCCGAAAGATGCTAAGTCAATCGCCAAATCCTACAAGCGTCTGGTCGAAACACCGCTCGGCACGAGCCTACACTGGGGATTTGTCACCGAGGACGGCGACCTCGTCCGCACAAAATGCTCCGTGAGCGACACGCGCGTGGTGCTGTACGGCTTGTTCAAGTTTGCGGAGAAGTGCAACGACTACAAAGAGTTCACGCTCGCTACACTCCTGAACGACAACATCGATCGTGACGGCATAAGCCCTACACGCATCTTCGGGCTTGACCGCGACGATATGACGCCCATACTCTTAGGGCTGTCAGCAAAATACCCAGAGTTCATCACCGCGTCGTTCACGCATGATCTGGAGAAGATAACGCTTGCGGAAGACAAATCGTCCCAAGATGTTCTCGACTTGTTTAAGGGGGATACAGCAAATGCCTAA
- a CDS encoding cysteine desulfurase family protein: MIYADNAATTRISDRAFEQMLPFLREQYGNASSQYSLGVKAKRAVEHARKQVAVAIGAEPPEITFTSGGSEANSWVLRCVAETYHNESIHIITSTIEHHSVLNACRALEQSGVEVTFLPVDNTGRVSVEDVMAAIKPNTKLVSIMLANNEIGTIQPIAQIGAFLKGQDVLFHTDAVQALGHIPIDVNDLRVDFLTASAHKFNGAKGTGILYKRSGLNLPPLVFGGKQERGLRAGTENVAGIVSAGFAIEESISEMAEEAKRLRSMVEVTVEGIKEKIPSVRVNGDTKFRLPGVVNLGFNGISGESLMHLLDLKGVCVSTSSACTSGKDEPSHVLLALGLSEQQAKSAIRISYGRYNTADEAKVIVKAVCDAYAKIIDNR; this comes from the coding sequence GTGATTTACGCTGATAATGCCGCGACAACTCGGATTTCTGACCGAGCATTTGAGCAGATGCTTCCGTTTTTACGCGAGCAATACGGAAACGCATCCAGCCAGTATTCACTGGGAGTAAAAGCCAAACGCGCCGTAGAGCATGCTCGGAAACAAGTTGCGGTGGCCATCGGCGCAGAGCCGCCAGAAATCACATTTACCTCCGGTGGGTCGGAAGCAAACAGTTGGGTACTGCGCTGTGTTGCAGAAACTTACCACAACGAGTCGATTCACATCATAACCTCAACCATTGAACACCACTCTGTCCTGAACGCTTGCCGTGCGCTTGAACAGAGTGGCGTCGAGGTCACCTTTCTGCCTGTCGACAATACGGGACGAGTTTCGGTCGAGGATGTTATGGCGGCAATCAAGCCTAACACAAAACTGGTATCAATTATGCTTGCCAATAACGAAATCGGAACGATTCAACCGATTGCTCAGATTGGTGCCTTTCTTAAAGGGCAAGACGTCCTGTTCCATACCGATGCAGTGCAAGCCCTTGGTCACATTCCTATCGATGTTAATGACCTACGAGTCGACTTCTTAACCGCCTCTGCCCATAAGTTCAATGGGGCTAAAGGAACGGGAATCCTGTACAAGCGTTCAGGCTTAAACTTGCCCCCGTTGGTATTCGGTGGCAAACAAGAGCGCGGGCTTCGCGCCGGAACAGAAAATGTTGCCGGAATAGTATCGGCGGGTTTCGCCATCGAGGAAAGCATTAGCGAAATGGCCGAGGAGGCAAAGCGATTAAGATCAATGGTTGAAGTTACAGTAGAAGGTATAAAAGAAAAAATACCCTCTGTTAGGGTCAATGGAGATACCAAATTCCGTCTACCCGGCGTGGTCAATCTCGGTTTTAATGGCATTTCAGGTGAGTCGCTTATGCATCTACTTGATTTGAAAGGTGTTTGCGTGTCCACGAGTTCAGCTTGTACCTCTGGCAAAGACGAGCCGTCGCATGTGCTTCTTGCGTTAGGGCTATCCGAACAGCAGGCAAAGTCGGCCATCCGCATCTCATATGGCAGATATAACACTGCAGACGAGGCGAAGGTCATTGTAAAGGCTGTTTGTGATGCCTATGCAAAAATAATAGATAACCGTTAA